One Parcubacteria group bacterium genomic window, ATCCGTTTTCTATATTGCCGGCCGAGGCCGTTTGTGGCTTTTACCGCAAATCAGTTGGTGGGCGAAGCCAATTGCTCTTTTCCTTCCGGTCATGCGGCATTTTTCTTCGCATTAGCCATGGCTATTTATTTTTACAATAAAAAATGGGGTGTTTGGTTTTTTGTAGCGGCAACTTTAATCTCCGTAAGTCGCATCGTTGCCGGTGTTCACTACCCGACAGATATTCTAGTGGGAGCGGTAATTGGTATTTTCAATGCCTACATTGTTTTTCGTTATTCCAATCTTCTAGATAAATTTATAATAAAAAAATAAAGCGGCTCTAAGTACGGCCGCTTTTTGTTTTTATAGATATTTTAATAACTGTCTCTGTTAAATTTCGGAAGCATTAAGTACGGCGACCAGGTTTCAATCATCTTTTTTGTATCGTCGGTTGTCTGATATTGGCCTCCGCCCGAAGAGTAGCTTTCATCAAGCGGATCAACTTGATAGAAAGGAATTTGGGCAACCCTCATTCCCACTACTAAAACTATAGACGTATCTTTCAGGTGGTTGCTCATTTCCATGGTCCATCTATTGCAGAAGCCAACGTCGCCCCAGCCGGCGCACTTACATACGGTAATACCAATTCTCCCCATAGAGCTCCTGGCTCTCATTTCCGTTGTTACGCAATTTCTTCCGCCTATAAATTCTTGTGTATGAGCCAGAATACATTCGCCCGGGCCTAAAATGATAACCTTATCTTCCGGTTTGATATTTTTTAACGGTCCGTTTTCTGCTATCCAGTCGGCTGCCACTGTCGCTTTTTGCGGGTTACCACAGTATCTTTGAATATGTTCTTGGTCAAATGGATTTAAAACGCGCCGATGTAACGCTCGGAATGGTTGTTCCTGGAAATAATTTTCTCCCAGTCTAACGTCATAACTGGTGGTTCGCAAGTCATTAATGTTAAATGGGTCAATAAAAATATTTCCTTCCTTAATATGTTCCAGAATTATCGGTTTGCTTAATAAAGAACGCAGAGGGGCATTTCGGTTATCCAATTTTTTCTCCTTCTTTCGTTTTTTTCTCAAAAATGTTGAGAATTTCTTGCGCGATTGTCTCGATCATAACCTGTTCATCAATGTTGGTGGTGTCCATAAGGCGAAGCTGTTTGTATTCCGGAGATAGGATCTCGAAAGCTGAACGATAACGAGATACCAATGTTTCGATAGTTTTGGGATTAGTAGTGTCGCCCAATTTTTGGCTCAAGGCGATTCTTAATTCCCGCTTCATAGCCACTTCCGGATCGCATATCAAAAAGTAGGCGGCATCAATTTTATTTATCCAAAAACGTGATAAGAAAAACTTTTGAATTAAATCTCTCTCTTCTAAGCTTAGTTTTCCTTTTTCCAGCCAATACTGCATCCAGCAAATAGCATCAAAAGCACATCTTTCAAAAATGATAATATCGTATAGGTGCCCCATACTTTCATCTATGAGAATGTTCAAGGCATAAAGGCCTGTTCTTATATTATAAAGAGGCGTTGAGCGAGGAATGTGGCGAATTACTTCCGCACCTTCTTGAGGTTTTAAAACGCGAAAGCCGTGGTGTCGAAAGAAGCTATCAAGTTCTTTTATGATAGTTGTTTTACCGCTTGATGGCGGGCCGGTAAGTTCAACAAAAAATGGCCTTGGAAGAAAATTTTCATCGTAACGGACGCTGCTTTTAAGATATGCAAGAATTTGTCGTGCCTGTTGTTCAAAAACATTTTCGCGATTCATCCGGGTCTCCGCTTGTAATTTTTAAAGTGCTGAATTATTGTTATTATGAAAATAATCTATAACTCAATTTAAAGCAATGAAACCTGTGGATAACAAAAAAATCATCGGACTTGATTTGGACGGCGTTATCATTAACCACGCGCCTTTGAAAATGAAACTGGCTAAGAAGTTCGGATTCAAGCTCAAGCCGGAAGAAACTCCGTCCGAAATAATTAAATCTATTGTTGAAAGACCGGTTTTAGATAAATTGTTACAAATCTTATATCACGATCCTAGGTTTTTTAAAACTACGTCTCTGATGCCTGGCGTGAAATTGGGACTTTTGAAGTTACAAAAAAATAACTTGCCCTTTGTTTTGATATCAAGACGCCGTGAGCCGATATCAGCCATTGAAGCATTAAAACATCATGGCTTGTGGCCGAAATTTTTTAATGAAAAAAATGCTTTTTTTGTGGTGGAACCGGAAGATAAAAATATAAAAGCGCGCGAAATGGGGGTGACGCATTACGCGGACGATGATACGGGTATATTAGAAAAATTGGTTGATGTAAAAAACCGTTTTCTTTTTGACAATCTAGGCGCTTTTTCCGCCCAAGGCGAGACCTCGCCACTTCGGGGCGGGGAAAACACCATCGGCTATACCCGCGTAAAATCGTGGAAGGAATTAATTGAACATTTTCTTAAATAAAAAAATGCCACTGACATCAAGTAACTTTATTTGCTCATTATCCGCACAAAATACCTCGAGGACACTTGTGCGGATACGGATAATATAATTATGTATGAAAATATTTATAAAGGCTAAACCCAATTCAAAAAACGAGAGCATAAAGAAATTAAGTGAAACTAACTTCGAAATTTGCGTTAAAGAACCGCCGATAAAGGGCCAAGCCAACGCGGCGATTATTATGGCGCTCGCCAAACATTTTAAAGTGCCATTCTCGGCAGTAAGAATTATCTCCGGCCACACTTCAAGGCAAAAAATAGTTGAAATAAATTATTGATTTTTAGATGTTGCTTTGTTATGATGCTTTTATTATGAAATACGCGTTTGTTACATTTTTAATAATCAGCTTTGCCGGGGTGGCGGTTTTTGGCTTTCTTTCAATGATTTATGGCGATATTCACGATGGCGGCTGTATTGCTTCAAGTGGCATGAATGCGCTTTGTCCCTTAAACGACGCTTTCACCTTTGTAGTTTTTCACCTCGGTGCTTTTAAATACTTTTCAACAGCGGTTCTTGTCGCTGTTTTATTGACTCTTCTTTCCGGAATAGTTTTTTCATTATTGCCGCGGCCATTAGATAAAGATGAAGACGATAATTTTGTTTTTTCATATAATTTCGGGAAATTTCCAATACTTTCAAAAAACAAAGAAATTACCCGTTGGCTTTCGCTTCATATAAACAGTCCGGCTTTAGTTACGGTGGCGGTATAAGCCGATTTTTCGGTTTTTATCCGCGCGCCATTAATTCCTTCTTAAAAGAGGAATTTTTGTTTATTAATTTGTTTATAATATCTAAATATGGAAAATAAAAATAATATCATTATCTGGAGCGCCATCATTCTCGCCATTGTTGTCGGATTTATTTGGATTTCACGCCGCTCGTCTGAAAATCAGACTCCGAAAGCATCCTTAACCGGATCAAGCGCGCTTGCGGCTGCCGAAAGTTTCTTTGACTTTGGTAAAATCTCTATGGCCAAAGGCAATGTCAGCCATGATTTTAGCGTTAAAAATACCGGCTCAAAACCCGTAAATATCACCAAAATTTATACTTCCTGCATGTGTACCACAGCGATTTTACAAATGTCTTCCGGCAAGGAACTCGGCCCTTACGGCATGCCCGGGCACGGCGGTTTTGCGCCGGCAATCAATCAAATTGTAATGCCGGGCGAAGAAATAACAATTAAAACGATATTTGATCCGGCGGCTCACGGTCCGGCCGGCGTTGGGCCAATTGAACGAGCGGTTTATGTTGAAAATGATTCCGGCAAACCTTTTGAAATTCAATTTAAAGCAGTTGTGACCCCGTAGGTTATGAACCCCGTTAGATATCTATAAGATATTTTATAAGAAATATTTAACGAGGCTGGAAGTAAAAACAAAATTATGGAAAAAAATAATAATCAAATATCTAACGGGGTGAACAAAAAATTTATTACCCTTGTCGTTTTTGGTGTCGCTTTGGCTACTTTTGCGCTGGTATTGCAGTGGGGGAATTTCGGTACGGCAATGCTTTGGCGCTTAAGCAATGAGGGTTCTTGGCTTTTACCGCTTATTGGCACGGCCGCGGTTTTAGACAGCATCAATCCGTGTTCATTTTCGGTTTTGCTTTTAACCATCGCTTTTCTTTTCAGCATCGGTTCTTTCCGTTCAAAAATTATCAGGATAGGCGGTTTTTATATCTTCGGAATTTTTACGGTTTACATGCTTATTGGGCTCGGTATTTTACAGACACTGCATATCTTCGACACTCCTCATTTTATGGCCAAGCTCGGTGCAGTGCTTCTTATAGCACTTGGGTCAATCAATCTTATTAATGAATTTTTTCCTGCTTTTCCCATTAAACTTCGCATCCCTGCAGTCGCGCATCGTAAAATGGCCGGTCTTATGGAAAAAGCGTCGGTGCCGACCGCTTTTGCTTTGGGCGGACTTACCGGACTTTGCGAATTTCCCTGCACCGGCGGACCATACTTAATGGCTTTGGGACTTCTTCACGATAAAGCGACATACGTAAACGGCTTGGGTTACTTACTTATTTATAATCTGATTTTTATTTTGCCTCTTGTAATCATTCTTGCCATCGCAAGCGACAGCTCGCTTCTGTCAAAAGTTTCAAATTGGCAAAAACGGGAAAGCAAGCCGATGCGTTTTTGGGGCGGAATTGCTATGATAGTACTGGGAGTATTTATATTCTTATTTTAAATTGCAAAAATGCAAAAATTAAAAGTTAAAATATGTTCGGTCTGCGCTATAGTAAGTTTAACTTGGCTTTTAATTTCGGCCGGCATAGTTATGGGACTGCTGGAAGCCGATAGCTGGGAATTGATTATCGCGATAGCTATGGGCGGCACAGTAACAGGTATCGCATTTCAGGCGGAAAAGAGATTTGACTGGCATAGCCCAATGATGAAACTCATAATAATTATTATCGGCTTTATTCTTTCTTATTTTGCAATCGGCAATATCGGTTTATGGGTTTTGATATCCGAAGCGGCGATTATTCTGGTTTTAGGTTATTTGTTTTTTATTTTTAAAGTCGGCGGGGATATTAACGCCGCGGATCCAAAAAAATTAAAAGAGTTGGAAGAAAAAATGAAAGATTGTTGTTAATAAATTATGAATCCCGTTAGAGATCCAAACCTTATGTTTTACACTTATGTAATTGAAAGTCAAAAAAGCGGCTATTGGTATACTGGAAGCGCCGATAATTTACGGAAACGTTTTAATCAACATAACTCAGGAAAGTCAACTTGGACAAAATACAGAGGTCCATGAAAATTAATATATTATGAAGCATGTCTCAATGAAGAAGATTCAAGGTCGAGAGAAAAATATTTAAAAAGCGGTATGGGGAAATGTTATCTTAAAAACAGATTAAAACGTTTCCTATCTCTAACGGGATGAAATTCACTAAAATAGAACTTTTCAGTGTTGCGGCTGTTTTAGGCCTTTCGGTTTTGTTTTTCAGTCAAGCGCGGGTTTTTAATCAAAAAATATCAACGCCGTTTGCCACGCCTGCGCAAAATAATTTTGAGAATATTGTTTTGCCGCCAGGGGGCATAGAAATTCCGGTAAGGTGGAACGATTTGGGCTCTAAACTTGTTGATGTAGGAGTGATTGATAAGAATAAGTTTGAAGCGATTTATTCACAGCGGGGCGGTTTGATTGAAGAAGAAAAACAAATTCTTTACGGAAAAAATAATGGAAATATAAAAATCACGCCGGAAAACGCAGGATTTTGGCTGAACATGCTTTGGGCATTTGGGCTTTCAAACAAAAATAAAATTTTAGAAAACGGGCCGATGACCGATTTAAAATACGGCGGAGATGCAAGCAGATTTGCTTCTACCGGTGGCTGGACTTTAGCTAAAGGCGATCCTTCGACAGGCTCAAGACAAGGCGCGATGGAGCATTACTCAAAACACTCATTTATTATTCTGACATCGGAACAGCAAAAATTGGCGGAAGAAGTTTCCAAAAATATCTATCGCCCGTGTTGCGGCAATCCAACTTACTTTCCCGACTGTAATCACGGAATGGCGATGCTGGGGCTTTTAGAACTTATGGCTTCACAAGGCATTTCCGAAAAAGAAATGTATAAAATCGCGCTCCAAATAAATTCATATTGGTTCCCCGACACGTATTTGACAATTGAAAAATATTTAAAGGAAAAGAAAAATACTGATTGGGCCAACGCTGACCCGAAAGAAATTTTGGGTTATAATTATTCCAGCGCCTCCGGCTATCAAAATATTTTAAGCGAAGTCGCGCCCCCTGTTAATAACAGGGGCCAGGGTTGCGGCATATAATGAGTATAAAGGTCGATAATTAGTAATTAACATTAAATAAAATTATGGAACTTGATAAAAATAAATTTGCGTTAGCGGCCAGTGCGGTAATGGGAGTCTGGTATGTTATTTGCGCTGCCTTTGTTGCTTTGGTGCCGGATTTGGCGATGAAACTTTTTAGCTACATGGTTCACCTTGTGAACTTAGAGGCAGGCGTGGTGGGCTTCCCTCAAGCGGTATACGGATTTGTTGAAGTAGTTGTTTTTACCTACATAACCGCGTATGTTTTTGCCTGGCTGCACAATCGGTTTATGAAAGCCGCTTAAGTGTTTAAAAAGTTTTTTGTTTTAACTTTATATGCCGTTGCCATGGCGCTCGTTGAAGCCGCGGTGGTTATTTATCTTCGGGAACTTTATTATCCTTTGGAATTTTTTATTAATTCTGTTCAGGATTTGGCCGTTATGCCCGAGCGAATTCTGCGCGTGGAATTATGGCGCGAAGTCGCTACAATTATAATGCTTGCGGCCGTTGGTTTTTTATTTTCCAGTCGCTTAAAGAAGAAAATTTTGGGATTTATCTGGGCTTTTTCCATTTGGGACCTCTTTTATTATTTTTTTCTATACTTATTTCTTAAATGGCCGCCCTCGCTTTTAACAGCGGACGTATACTTTTTAATTCCTTGGCCGTGGATTGGCCCGGTATGGTTTCCTTTAATACTTTTTAGTACGCTCGCGGTTGTTTCATTTTGGCTTATCGTAAAATCAAAATATGAATCATAATCATCACAAAACAGTTTACACTTGTCCAATGCATCCAGAAGTAGTTAAAAACGAACCGGGACTTTGTCCGGGCTGCGGAATGGCGCTTATTCCCAAAGAAGTTGACGGCGGAATAACGGAATTTGATGTTTCGGAGTTGAGCCATAAAGATCACGAAATGGCGATGGCCAGCCCGCAGATGGCAAAAAAAATGGAAGCTGACATGCGCCGCCGGTTTTTAGTTTCTTTTCTGCTTTCCATCCCGATTTTTCTATATTCACCCGTCGGCATTAATTTTTTCAAACTAAATCTTCCGACTCCCATTCCCGTCAATTGGTTGCTCCTGATTCTTACCACCCCAATTGTATTCTGGACAGGTTCAATTTTTATTACGGGCACCTATTACTCGCTTAAGGCGCGTAAGCTCAATATGTCGGTTTTAATTGCCACCGGCGTTTTGGCGGCCTATCTTTTCAGCGTTCTCTTGACGGTGGCGCGGCCGGGATCGGAAACTTTCTATGAAGCGGCGGCGCTTCTTGTAACTTTCGTGCTTTTCGGTCACTGGATGGAAATGAAGTCCCGGCGCGGCACTTCCGACGCGCTCCGCGCGCTTTTTGATTTGGTGCCGCCGCAGGCAAAAGTGGTTCGCGATGGAAAAGAGATCACGATTCCAAGCGCCGAAATTATTCATAATGATATTGTGGTTCTGCGGCCCGGCGACAAGGTGCCGGTTGATGGCGTCATTGTTGATGGAGAGTCATCAATTGATGAGTCTCTTGTTACCGGCGAATCAATTCCGGTTTCGAAAACGGTCAGCGATAAGGTGGTGGGCGGTTCGGTAAACCAAACCGGCGCGGTTAAATTCAAGGCGACGCAAGTCGGTTCGGAAACTGTCCTAGCTCAAATCATAAAACTTGTTGAAACTGCCCAAAACTCTAAAGCTCCGGGCCAGCGCATTGCCGACAAGGCTGCCGGCTGGCTGGTGATAGTTGCTATTAGTTCGGGACTCGCCGCGTTTATGGGGTGGTATTTTGGCGCTGATGCCGGACTTCTTATTGCGCTTACTTTCGCGATTTCCGCGGTAGTAATTGCCTGCCCGGATGCTTTGGGTTTGGCAACGCCAACTGCAGTCGCGGTCGGAACGGGAATCGGCGCCAAGCACAACATTCTTATTAAAGACGCGGCGACTCTTGAAAACACCTCGCGAATCAGCGCGATTATTTTGGATAAAACCGGAACACTTACGGAAGGAAAACCAAAAGTTACTGATGTTATGGCATTTAATGATTTTACCGAAGATGATTTGCTCAAATACGAAGCCAGCTTGGAAGCCGGGTCTAATCATCCGCTGGCCAAGGCCATATTTGAAGAAACCGAAAGGCGCAATGCCTTACCGCTTAAGCCAATGGAAAATTTTGAGTCTATTGCCGGCTACGGACTTAAAGCGAAAATTGCCGGCAAGATTGTTTTGGCCGGAAAAGAAAAGTTGCTTAATGATAACGGCGTTGCGACCGAACCGATGAAAGACATTCTTGATCGGTTGGCAAAAGAGGGGAAAACGCTAAGCCTGCTTTCGATTGATGGAGTTTTTGCCGGCGTTATTGCCGCGGCGGACCCGCCTCGGGCAAATTCTAAAAAAACTATTATGGCGCTAAAGAATCTGGGGTTAGAGGTGGCGATGATCACCGGCGATCACCCAAAAGTGGCGGAAGGCATTGGGCATGAGCTTGGTATTGATAGGGTATTTGCCGAAGTGCTTCCTGGCGATAAAGCAAAATATGTTAAAAAATTGCAGGATGAAGGAAAGTTTGTGGCGATGGTTGGCGACGGCATCAATGACGCGCCGGCACTCGCGCAGTCGGATATCGGTATTGCTATCGGCGCCGGAACGGATGTTGCCATAGAAACCGGCAATATCGTTCTTATGAAATCGGACCCGTACGACATTGTCGCGGCTTTGCGCTTAAGCAAGGCCACGGTTACTAAAATGAAGCAGAATCTTTTCTGGGCGGCTATTTATAATATTTTAGCGATACCGGTTGCGGCCGGAATATTTTACAGCTCGCTTGGCTGGTCTTTGCGGCCGGAAATTTCTGCGCTTTTAATGTCGGCCTCATCAATCATCGTTGCTACTAATGCAGTATTATTAAAAAGAGTTGAACCAAAGCTAAAAATTTAAATAATTATTAAAAACATCCTCCTTCGCGTAAAGCTACGGAGGACAAGAAAAATATGAACACAAAATTTATTAACCCCGAAGAAAATTTGCTTCGCAAATTTAACGGGGCAAGCTGGGTTTTGCGCATCTCTGTTGCCGGTGAATTTATTGGACATGGAGTTTTCGCTATTCAAGGTAAAAAAGACTGGGTGAACTGGTTTTCCACTTTTGGCATTTCCGATATCGGATTAGCAACTCAACTTTTATTTCTTGTCGGCATAATGGATATCGCTTTGGCAATTTTAATTTTGATAAAACCCGTTCGCGTCGCTTTGCTATGGATGGTGTTTTGGGGATTTTGGACGGCGCTTTTGCGCCCGATTGTCGGAATGCCCGTCTGGGATTTTGTTGAAAGATGGGCGAACTGGGGCGCGCCACTTGCCTTACTTTTGGTTATCGGCTGGCCGAAAAACTGGCGCGAATGGCTTAAATAAAAAACCAAAATTAAAACGCGCTTGGCAACATTGCAAGTTTAGAACCGATCGGAAATTAACTTGCAAATTTAGTTGACAAAGGTTTTCAGGCGTATTATCATTATAACAATGATTAGACGTTGCTTTATTACTAAAGACATTACCCGAGCCCAATTTTTGGGCAAATTTTGCCGAGGCGGATTTGTAATTCCCATTAGCTAATTTTGGCTTAAGATTGGAATAAACCCGCCCCGAGCGTAGTCGAGGGGCGGGTTTAATTTTCAGAGAACATTAACAACTTAAGAAGAAGGGAGACGAGATGGAAAATTCTGAAGAAACAAGAGAAATCCCGCTTACTTGGCGCGATTATGTTAAAAGCGCTAAAGAAACCGCATCTCTATTCAAGTGGGTTGTTCGAGAGCTTTCAACCGATGCGTGCCGGTATTGGACCAAGCGGTTCATAGTAGCCTTGCTTTTCTCTACCGCTTTTACGGCGGCTTCCCCATGGTTTTTCGGTTATATTTTTAACGGTTTAACGGATCGCAAATGGCGCACCATTATAATCGGCTTTGCCGGTATTGCCTTATGTTTCATTTTTGATAGAATTGCCAGCTACTATAGAGATATCGCAAGAGAGTATATTGCCGGTATGAGCTGGGGAACTTTAGACGAGCGCATTACGGAGCTCTTCTTTGAAAAGTCAATGGGTCAGCACATACAGGAGAGCTCGTCTCTAAACGTTGCCAATATAGACAAGGGCCGCGGCAAAGTGATTCATCTTCACAATATGATGTTGTTTGACGGAATTCCCATGCTGCTGTCGCTGTTGTTTTCCTATATTATGATATGGGTTTTTAGCATAGTTGCCGGAGCGATTACAACTTTTGTCATTGCCGTTTATCTGATTTGGATGTTGTTTCTTAATCAGAAAGTGATTGAAGTTTGTTTCCCGATCGATAAAGAATTTAGAAAATTAAATCGCTATCGCCTTGAACGCTGGGAAAAAGTTGAACGAGTAAAAACATGCGGCAAGGAGTTAGAAGAACTTCCGTTTATGAGTGCATGGTTTAATAGAGCGATAAATCAAGATAGAGGTTTTTGGATTTGGGTAATAAAACAGTGCAGTTTTCGCGGTTCTTTTAACTTTCTGGGGTTCTTCATGATATTGAGTTATGGCGCTTGGCAGGTTTATAGCGGCAACTGGATAATTGGATCATTATACTCTCTTTACATTTGGAGCTTGAGAGTTCTTGAAAATATCTGGCGCGTAGGAGACATTGAGCACGAATTTAACTGGAATATGCCGGCAGTTCGCTCAATGATAAATGCCTTGTCAATAAAGCCGGATTTGGTTGAGAAAGATAATGCGCTCGGTACTTCTAATATTTCAGAGATTGGCATTGAATTTAAGGATGTTACCCACACTTATCCGTTTGGAAGCGAAGAAGATGAAGACAATAGTTCTAAAAAGAACGGAATGCCGGTTGTCAGTAAAATCAATTTTACTATTGATCCGGGCGATAAAGTTGCGTTAATTGGAGAAAGTGGCGCTGGAAAAACCACGATTATGAGGCTGCTTCTAAGATATATGGATCCTGACCACGGGAATATATTTGTTAACTCTGCAGATCTTCGCGATGTAAAATTAAAATCATGGATGAGTTGCATCGGCTACATTCCCCAGCAGTCGCAAATATACGACGGCACGGTTCGCTATAACTTAACTTACGGTCTAAGCCCGGAAAAACGGGAAAAAATTACCGATGATGAGCTGTGGAAGTTAATGAGGTCATTAAAAGTGGATTTCGGCAGCCGATTAGTCAATGGGTTGGAAACGATGGTCGGAAGAAACGGCATTAAACTGTCTGGCGGTGAAGCGCAGCGTCTTATGATAGCTGCGGCGACGATAAAGAACCCGCTTCTTTTGGTAATTGATGAAGCAACGAGCAATCTTGACTCGTCTACGGAAAAAGCGGTTCAGGCCGGTTTGGCTGCGATTCTCGAAAGCAAAATCAGCGCTTTGATTGTGGCGCACCGCTTGAGCACGATTCGCAAGCTTTGCAACAAATTTATTGTTCTTAAAAATTCCGATGAAGTTAAAAACGGCGGTTCTCAAATAGAGGCGATTGCCGGTTCTTTTGAAGAGTTGTATAAAATTTCGCCGACTTTCAAGCGATTGGCCGATGACCAGGATATAGTTATTTAGTTATTGAAAATTTTTACCCCCGCGAAGCGGGGGATTTCTTTTTTGTTGAATTATGTTAAACTAAAAAAGTTATGTTTGAGCTAAAAAACAAAATCGCGTTAATAACCGGCGCAAGAAGAGGGATGGGCAGAACCCACGCGCTCGCGTTGGCAGAGCAAGGGGCGAAAGTTGTGGTAACGGATGTTGACGCAAATGAGTGCCGGCCGGTTGCAGATGAAATAAAATCAAAAGGCGGCGAGGCAGTTTGTCTTAAAATGGATGTTTCAAATGCCGCCGAAGTTAATCAGGTTTTTGACGAAGTGATAAAACATTTTGGCCGGCTTGATATTTTGGTAAATAACGCGGGAATTTACGCGCCAAAGGCGGCCTTAGAGATGACTGAAGAAGAATGGGATAAAACTATTGATATAAATCTAAAAGGGGAATTTCTTTGCGCGCAAAGAGCCGCGAAAGAAATGGCCAAAAACAAATGGGGAAGAATCATCAACATTGCTTCTATTGCTTCAGGAGGATTAGGGATAGGTTTTGAGGGCGCGGCGCATTATGCGGCCTCTAAAGGAGGAATAATCGGCATGTCTGAAAGCATGGCCATAGAATGGGCGCCGCTGGGAATAAACGTTAATGTTATCGCTCCCGGCGCCATTGATACCCCGATGGTTCGAGAATCCGGCAAAGAATTAACCAAGGAAACGGCAGAAGAAATTATACAGAATGTTCCTCTAAAGCGGATCGGCCGGCCGGAAGAA contains:
- a CDS encoding SDR family oxidoreductase, producing MFELKNKIALITGARRGMGRTHALALAEQGAKVVVTDVDANECRPVADEIKSKGGEAVCLKMDVSNAAEVNQVFDEVIKHFGRLDILVNNAGIYAPKAALEMTEEEWDKTIDINLKGEFLCAQRAAKEMAKNKWGRIINIASIASGGLGIGFEGAAHYAASKGGIIGMSESMAIEWAPLGINVNVIAPGAIDTPMVRESGKELTKETAEEIIQNVPLKRIGRPEEVSAMVVFLASEESSYVTGATFYVDGGWLAA
- a CDS encoding phosphatase PAP2 family protein, coding for MFDLKLFYLFNNLSGKSEIFDWFAIFFADYFGYFLAVFFLAILFLAPFYKDKLKVFLTVAISVVLSRFVITEIIRFLYCRPRPFVAFTANQLVGEANCSFPSGHAAFFFALAMAIYFYNKKWGVWFFVAATLISVSRIVAGVHYPTDILVGAVIGIFNAYIVFRYSNLLDKFIIKK
- a CDS encoding copper-translocating P-type ATPase, producing the protein MALIPKEVDGGITEFDVSELSHKDHEMAMASPQMAKKMEADMRRRFLVSFLLSIPIFLYSPVGINFFKLNLPTPIPVNWLLLILTTPIVFWTGSIFITGTYYSLKARKLNMSVLIATGVLAAYLFSVLLTVARPGSETFYEAAALLVTFVLFGHWMEMKSRRGTSDALRALFDLVPPQAKVVRDGKEITIPSAEIIHNDIVVLRPGDKVPVDGVIVDGESSIDESLVTGESIPVSKTVSDKVVGGSVNQTGAVKFKATQVGSETVLAQIIKLVETAQNSKAPGQRIADKAAGWLVIVAISSGLAAFMGWYFGADAGLLIALTFAISAVVIACPDALGLATPTAVAVGTGIGAKHNILIKDAATLENTSRISAIILDKTGTLTEGKPKVTDVMAFNDFTEDDLLKYEASLEAGSNHPLAKAIFEETERRNALPLKPMENFESIAGYGLKAKIAGKIVLAGKEKLLNDNGVATEPMKDILDRLAKEGKTLSLLSIDGVFAGVIAAADPPRANSKKTIMALKNLGLEVAMITGDHPKVAEGIGHELGIDRVFAEVLPGDKAKYVKKLQDEGKFVAMVGDGINDAPALAQSDIGIAIGAGTDVAIETGNIVLMKSDPYDIVAALRLSKATVTKMKQNLFWAAIYNILAIPVAAGIFYSSLGWSLRPEISALLMSASSIIVATNAVLLKRVEPKLKI
- a CDS encoding ABC transporter ATP-binding protein, whose translation is MENSEETREIPLTWRDYVKSAKETASLFKWVVRELSTDACRYWTKRFIVALLFSTAFTAASPWFFGYIFNGLTDRKWRTIIIGFAGIALCFIFDRIASYYRDIAREYIAGMSWGTLDERITELFFEKSMGQHIQESSSLNVANIDKGRGKVIHLHNMMLFDGIPMLLSLLFSYIMIWVFSIVAGAITTFVIAVYLIWMLFLNQKVIEVCFPIDKEFRKLNRYRLERWEKVERVKTCGKELEELPFMSAWFNRAINQDRGFWIWVIKQCSFRGSFNFLGFFMILSYGAWQVYSGNWIIGSLYSLYIWSLRVLENIWRVGDIEHEFNWNMPAVRSMINALSIKPDLVEKDNALGTSNISEIGIEFKDVTHTYPFGSEEDEDNSSKKNGMPVVSKINFTIDPGDKVALIGESGAGKTTIMRLLLRYMDPDHGNIFVNSADLRDVKLKSWMSCIGYIPQQSQIYDGTVRYNLTYGLSPEKREKITDDELWKLMRSLKVDFGSRLVNGLETMVGRNGIKLSGGEAQRLMIAAATIKNPLLLVIDEATSNLDSSTEKAVQAGLAAILESKISALIVAHRLSTIRKLCNKFIVLKNSDEVKNGGSQIEAIAGSFEELYKISPTFKRLADDQDIVI
- a CDS encoding DUF167 domain-containing protein; amino-acid sequence: MKIFIKAKPNSKNESIKKLSETNFEICVKEPPIKGQANAAIIMALAKHFKVPFSAVRIISGHTSRQKIVEINY
- a CDS encoding DUF1573 domain-containing protein, which translates into the protein MENKNNIIIWSAIILAIVVGFIWISRRSSENQTPKASLTGSSALAAAESFFDFGKISMAKGNVSHDFSVKNTGSKPVNITKIYTSCMCTTAILQMSSGKELGPYGMPGHGGFAPAINQIVMPGEEITIKTIFDPAAHGPAGVGPIERAVYVENDSGKPFEIQFKAVVTP